One Alkaliphilus sp. B6464 genomic window carries:
- a CDS encoding CvfB family protein, which yields MKLNVGKVNRLKIFEIDQRGALLKNEDGGKGILLSLKELPNDKMVGDFIDAFIYRDSNNRLAATLKKPYGEVDEIAYLKVVDVTSIGAFLDWGLEKDLFIPMREQVCKIQKDKYYLVKIYLDKSERLCATMKIDNDLKTHPSYKPGEMVQGTVYGYNPRLGAFIAVDNQYYGFAHISEIFNDLRIGDKSSFRVVKIREDGRVDLSTRQVAHRQMDSDAEDILQILAIRRGFLPLNDKSEPEEIKKYLSISKNAFKRALGRLLKEKKVIQTDEGIKLLVNVKIKELEEND from the coding sequence ATGAAATTAAACGTGGGTAAGGTAAATAGGCTAAAAATATTTGAAATCGATCAAAGAGGTGCTCTGTTAAAAAACGAAGATGGTGGTAAGGGTATTCTGCTTTCTTTAAAAGAACTTCCTAATGATAAAATGGTAGGGGACTTTATAGATGCTTTCATTTATAGAGATTCTAATAATCGTTTGGCAGCTACTCTAAAAAAACCATATGGTGAAGTTGACGAAATTGCTTATCTTAAGGTTGTAGATGTAACTTCGATAGGTGCATTTTTAGATTGGGGTTTAGAAAAAGACTTGTTTATTCCTATGCGTGAACAGGTTTGCAAGATTCAGAAGGATAAATATTATCTAGTAAAGATCTATTTAGATAAAAGCGAAAGATTATGCGCAACCATGAAAATTGATAATGACTTAAAAACTCATCCATCCTATAAGCCAGGAGAAATGGTGCAAGGTACAGTGTATGGATATAATCCTAGACTAGGTGCTTTTATTGCTGTTGATAATCAGTATTATGGATTTGCTCATATATCAGAGATATTTAATGATTTAAGAATAGGTGATAAATCAAGTTTTAGGGTTGTTAAAATTCGTGAGGATGGACGGGTAGACCTATCTACAAGACAGGTGGCCCATAGACAGATGGATAGTGATGCGGAAGATATTTTACAAATTCTAGCTATTAGAAGAGGCTTTTTACCATTAAATGACAAAAGCGAACCTGAAGAAATAAAAAAATATTTATCTATTAGCAAAAATGCTTTTAAAAGAGCCCTGGGAAGATTATTAAAGGAGAAGAAGGTAATTCAGACAGATGAAGGAATTAAATTATTAGTTAATGTGAAGATAAAAGAATTAGAAGAAAATGACTAG